A DNA window from Cutaneotrichosporon cavernicola HIS019 DNA, chromosome: 2 contains the following coding sequences:
- the DLD2 gene encoding uncharacterized protein (FAD binding domain), protein MSAARTFLRAVPQSVARRAVRVAPRAFIPRAAIPATRTQTVSAVRFGSTLPPRNPSFTQVTEDHVKHLRSLLGSTGSLMSTLDGSASVDELVAYNDDWMNKYHGKSQVVVKPKSTEEVAAVMKYCNEQNIAVVPQGGNTGLVGGGVPIHDEVVLSLANMNQIRSFDPVSGIFVGDAGVILETADNFLADKGFIFPLDLGAKGSCQIGGNVATNAGGLRLLRYGSLHGTVLGLEVVLPDGTIWNGLRTLRKDNTGFDLKQLFIGSEGSLGVITGVSIMCPRRPKAMNVAVFSVESYEAVQAVFADAKDYLGEILSAFEFWDQQAYAVVRKHHEEHLGGERKVFENEGPFYCLIETGGSNAEHDEEKLGNFLEHVMTEGKVIDGVLAQDSAQFTGIWSLREGIPEACGKFGSVYKYDLSIPVGKMYEVVEKVRARVREAGLLKGDGSMSDPIRAFVGYGHMGDGNLHINIVAEEYRDEIEAAIEPYVYEVVSEYQGSISAEHGLGVMKAPHIHYSQDETSVKIMRDIKQLFDPKGLCNPYKYLP, encoded by the exons ATGTCGGCCGCTCGCACTTTCCTTCGCGCCGTCCCTCAGAGCGTTGCCCGCCGTGCCGTCCGGGTCGCTCCCCGTGCCTTCATCCCACGAGCCGCCATCCCAGCAACGCGCACCCAGACGGTCTCTGCCGTCCGCTTTGGCTCCACCCTCCCGCCTCGTAACCCTTCGTTCACCCAGGTCACTGAGGACCATGTCAAGCACCTCCGTAGTCTGCTCGGATCAACTGGGTCGCTCATGTCGACCCTCGACGGCTCGGCCTctgtcgacgagcttgtgGCGTACAACGACGACTGGATGAACAAGTACCATGGCAAGAGtcaggtcgtcgtcaagcCCAAATcgaccgaggaggtggcggcTGTCATGAAGTACTGCAACGAACAGAACATTGCGGTCGTGCCTCAGGGCGGTAACACTGGTCTTGTCG GTGGTGGCGTTCCCATTCACGACGAGGTCGTActctcgctcgccaacaTGAACCAGATCCGCTCGTTCGACCCCGTCTCGGGCATCTTTGTTGGTGACGCCGGTGTCATCCTCGAGACTGCCGACAACTTCCTGGCTGACAAGGGTTTCATCTTCCctctcgacctcggtgcCAAGGGCTCGTGTCAGATTGGCGGCAACGTTGCGACCAACGCTGGTGGCCTGCGTCTCCTCCGTTACGGTTCCTTGCACGGCACcgttctcggcctcgaggttgtTCTCCCCGATGGCACAATCTGGAATGGTCTCCGCACTCTCCGCAAGGACAACACTG GCTTCGACCTGAAGCAGCTCTTCATCGGCTCTGAAGGCAGTTTGGGTGTCATCACGGGCGTCTCCATCATGTGCCCCCGCCGCCCCAAGGCCATGAACGTTGCCGTCTTCTCGGTGGAGTCTTATGAGGCTGTTCAGGCTGTCTttgccgacgccaaggactACCTTGGTGAGATCCTCTCTGCGTTCGAGTTCTGGGACCAGCAAGCGTACGCCGTCGTCCGCAAACACCACGAGGAGCACCTTGGCGGCGAACGCAAGGTGTTTGAGAACGAGGGCCCCTTCTACTGCCTCATCGAGACCGGCGGCAGCAACGCTGagcacgacgaggagaagctcggcaacttcctcgagcacgtcaTGACTGAGGGCAAGGTCATTGATGGTGTCCTCGCTCAGGACAGCGCGCAGTTCACCGGCATCTGGTCGCTGCGTGAGGGAATCCCAGAGGCTTGCGGCAAGTTTGGCTCGGTCTACAAGTACGACCTTTCCATTCCTGTCGGCAAGATGTACGAGGTCGTCGAAAAGGTCCGCGCACGTGTGCGCGAGGCTGGTCTCCTCAAGGGAGATGGCTCGATGAGCGACCCTATTCGCGCGTTTGTGGGTTACGGCCACATGGGCGATG GCAACCTGCACATCAACAttgtcgccgaggagtACCGCGATGAGATCGAGGCGGCAATTGAGCCTTACGTTTACGAGGTTGTTT CCGAGTACCAGGGTTCGATCAGCGCTGAGCACGGTCTTGGTGTTATGAAGGCTCCGCACATTCACTACTCGCAGGACGAGACGTCGGTCAAGATCATGCGCGACATCAAGCAGCTCTTCGACCCCAAGGGCCTCTGCAACCCATACAAGTACCTGCCCTAG
- a CDS encoding uncharacterized protein (Plasma-membrane choline transporter), producing the protein MSNSPQGHASGAATLSAYASKFLAGSRSGGDSLDSQRPSRPVSPPHPFLPSPTASDSRSRVAESRTPSPSRTPPFPGPGLDGIPSIDDMEEASTVSRSGIGAGLLFDAPSGSDNDGESRISLRHTRHAHIPDPYGASSESEAEIEPDLDQVAEARRSLLKPTSSAPRDGRKRKGWLAYQSVFPSSSSSEASESDKDTEDESVVDERFGLMGQSRRQPLPAVPIIVSSTAYQDALDEPLLGPDEIAQMTTRVPLRLQVFHGRFGHWEREGLRKYKDPVFLALWLTTLLSVLFALLFVWGSSDPPPGVPRRGPPVLSLLPMLMALLIPTFILPPVFLFLLHNTVRPVLVATAGAVPFSLFICGWWALGASFESIDDVEKGERWWATTGMRLFAVVLWIVAACFARLVWVRRRRLAQTVSVVELSTSLLLRHQPLLFLTPLLLMVFAVTSIPFMTLLVRLGMYGYWRQPREGTWAFHLQPWAGWLIVVVTLAWLWTWGVIRGVGRVAVGAVVGEWYFHREDGVDPFEITTAAVHRATGPALGSVCLGSLIVATMRFVGRAAAEMKRITSPRSKVLPSAFSFLTSLSPVFSIVASVLDQANSYALVYVGVTGEAFWPSARRAVGLTSRRNSGKLLDYTLIKLLLTLISAATGLFTATIGYLYMTHSLGRPGYAPLAALLCGGVPFVAMRAATAVLADAADALFICHQIDGETGGGHCEEAKDAFEGATFRDDAIV; encoded by the exons ATGTCCAACTCTCCTCAAGGTCacgcgagcggcgcggctACCCTATCCGCCTACGCTAGCAAGTTTCTTGCAGGTAGCCGATCGGGTGGCGACAGCCTG GATTCACAGAGACCTTCACGTCCGGTATCGCCGCCGCATCCATTCTTACCATCGCCAACGGCATCAGACTCGCGTTCACGAGTCGCCGAGTCTCGCACCCCGTCGCCTTCAAGAACCCCACCGTTCCCAGGGCCAGGGCTTGATGGCATCCCTTccatcgacgacatggaAGAAGCGAGCACCGTCAGTCGCAGCGGCATTGGCGCCGGTCTGCTGTTCGACGCACCAAGTGGCAGTGACAATGATGGAGAGTCTCGCATCAGTCTTCGCCACACCCGCCACGCACATATTCCTGATCCCTACGGCGCGTCGTCTGAGAGCGAAGCCGAGATCGAGCCTGACTTAGATCaggtggccgaggcgcgtcGCTCACTCCTCAAGCCGACGTCTTCTGCGCCACGCGATGGCCGGAAACGGAAGGGGTGGCTCGCGTACCAGAGTGTCTTCCCTTCGTCTTCGTCGAGTGAGGCATCGGAGAGCGACAAGGACAcagaggacgagagcgtcgtcgacgagcgcttTGGTTTGATGGGCCAGTCACGTCGACAGCCGTTGCCGGCAGTACCCATCATCGTATCATCAACTGCTTATCAGGATGCTCTTGACGAGCCGCTTTTGGGACCGGACGAGATCGCTCAaatgacgacgagggtaCCGTTACGCCTACAGGTCTTCCACGGCCGTTTCGGCCATTGGGAACGAGAGGGGCTGCGCAAGTACAAGG ACCCTGTTTTCCTAGCGCTCTGGCTTACAACGCTGTTGAGTGTGCTGTTCGCCTTGCTGTTCGTATGGGGCTCAAGCGAC CCTCCCCCGGGAGTTCCACGTCGTGGCCCACCCGTACTGTCCCTCTTACCAATGCTGATGGCGCTCTTGATCCCGACGTTCATCCTCCCACCAGTCTTCttgttcctcctccacaacACCGTCCGACccgtgctcgtcgccacTGCCGGAGCCGTCCCCTTCTCCCTGTTCATCTGCGGATGGTGGGCGCTAGGAGCGAGCTTCGAGAGcatcgacgacgttgaGAAAGGCGAGCGCTGGTGGGCAACCACGGGGATGAGACTGTTCGCCGTCGTTCTGTGGATCGTCGCTGCATGTTTTGCGCGTCTAGTCTGGgtgcgccgtcgacgctTGGCTCAAACAGTTTCTGTCGTTGAG CTCTCAACGAGCCTCCTGCTACGGCACCAGCCTCTTCTCTTCCTAACACCCCTCCTGCTAATGGTCTTTGCTGTCACGTCTATTCCTTTCATGACCTTGCTCGTCCGATTGGGCATGTATGGATACTGGCGCCAACCTCGCGAGGGCACTTGGGCATTCCATCTCCAGCCATGGGCTGGGTGGCTGattgtcgtcgtcactcTCGCGTGGCTATGGACTTGGGGCGTGATCCGAGGTGTTGggcgcgtcgcggtcggcgcTGTCGTGGGGGAGTGGTATTTCCATCG CGAAGACGGGGTCGACCCATTCGAGATCACCACGGCCGCCGTTCATCGGGCAACTGGTCCAGCTCTTGGCAGTGTTTGCCTAGGTTCGCTCATCGTCGCAACAATGCGCTTCGTTGGGCGAGCCGCCGCTGAGATGAAGCGAATCACCTCCCCACGCTCCAAGGTCCTTCCAAGCGCGTTCTCGTTCTTGACGAGTCTCTCCCCAGTCTTCTCTATCGTCGCCAGTGTACTGGACCAAGCGAACAGCTATGCCCTCGTCTACGTAGGCGTCACGGGAGAGGCTTTCTGGCCGAGCGCCCGCCGGGCTGTGGGTCTGACCAGCCGCAGGAACAGTGGCAAGCTGCTTGACT ACACCCTCATCAAACTGCTTCTTACCTTGATCTCTGCTGCAACTGGCCTTTTCACCGCGACCATAGGCTACTTGTACATGACGCACAGCCTCGGGCGACCGGGTTATGCTCCGCTGGCTGCTCTACTGTGCGGTGGGGTGCCATTCGTTGCGATGCGTGCGGCCACAGCTGTTTTGGCTGACGC CGCGGACGCACTCTTCATCTGTCACCAGATCGATGGGGAGACCGGAGGCGGCCATTGCGAGGAGGCCAAAGACGCC TTTGAGGGGGCGACGttccgcgacgacgccatTGTGTAG
- the PGI1 gene encoding uncharacterized protein (Belongs to the GPI family): MATGKLSTDYQAWQQLEKLYQTKAPQLILKDLFAADPERFKKHSVTFKASSPDVNMLLDYSKNLVDDEVLTALFALAREASVEKFRDEMFKGDHINTSEDRAVLHIALRNPPVSEGGYDIKEEGVSEVQGVLNHMQQFSEQVRSGEWKGYTGKPMKHIVNIGIGGSDLGPVMVTEALKYYSQRNLTLHFVSNIDGTDIAEVLRACDPETTLFIVASKTFTTQETITNAETAKEWFLQTAKDPAYVAKHFVALSTNTEGVTKFGISESNMFQFWDWVGGRYSLWSAIGLSIAISIGFDNFKEVLAGAHAMDKHFAETKLEENLPVILALLGIWYNDFYGAQTQALLPYDQYLHKFADYFQQGDMESNGKSITKDGSRVDYQTGPIIWGQSGTNGQHAFYQLIHQGTKLIPCDFIAPAQTLNPIAGGKHHQILLSNYFAQPEALAFGKTEAQVIQELGAEKSKNEALVKSKIFEGNKPTNSIMFEKLTPGTLGALVALYEHKIHVQGAVWGINSYDQMGVELGKVLAKAILQQLGKESDVTGHDSSTTGLIHWYQEHRQ, from the exons ATGGCTACCGGAAAGCTCTCAACCG ATTACCAGGCGTGGCAGCAGCTCGAAAAGCTGTACCAGACCAAGGCCCCTCAGCTCATCCTCAAGGACCTGTTCGCTGCCGATCCTGAGCGCTTCAAGAAGCACTCGGTTACCTTCAAGGCTTCCTCTCCCGATGTCAACATGCTCCTCGACTACTCCAAgaacctcgtcgatgatgaGGTTCTGACCGCCCTGttcgccctcgcgcgcgaaGCCAGTGTCGAAAAGTTCCGCGACGAGATGTTCAAGGGCGACCACATCAACACATCCGAAGACCGTGCCGTTCTGCACATCGCTCTCCGCAACCCCCCCGTGTCCGAGGGTGGCTACGAtatcaaggaggagggtgtcAGCGAAGTCCAGGGCGTCCTGAACCACATGCAGCAGTTCTCCGAGCAGGTGCGCTCGGGCGAGTGGAAGGGATACACGGGCAAGCCGATGAAGCACATTGTCAACATCGGCATTGGTGGTTCCGACCTCGGACCAGTAATGGTGACGGAGGCTCTCAAGTATTACAGCCAGCGCAACCTCACCCTCCACTTTGTCTCTAACATTGATGGTACCGAcatcgccgaggtcctccGTGCTTGCGACCCTGAGACTACTCTCTTCATTGTAGCGTCCAAGACGTTCACCACCCAGGAGACGATCACCAACGCCGAGACAGCCAAGGAGTGGTTCCTCCAGACTGCAAAGGAC CCGGCCTATGTTGCCAAGCACTTCGTGGCCCTTTCGACCAACACCGAGGGTGTCACCAAGTTCGGCATTTCCGAGTCTAACATGTTCCAGTTCTGGGACTGGGTCGGCGGACGTTACTCGCTCTGGTCAGCAATCGGCCTCTCCATTGCCATCAGCATCGGCTTTGACAACTTCAAGGAGGTCCTTGCCGGCGCCCACGCCATGGACAAGCACTTTGCTGAAACCAAACTCGAGGAGAATCTCCCCGTAAtccttgcgcttctcggcATCTGGTATAATGACTTCTACGGTGCTCAGACCCAGGCGCTCCTGCCTTACGACCAGTATCTCCACAAGTTTGCCGACTATTTCCAGCAGGGCGACATGGAGTCGAACGGCAAGAGCATCACCAAGGACGGGTCGCGCGTCGACTACCAGACTGGC CCCATCATCTGGGGTCAGAGTGGCACAAACGGCCAGCACGCCTTTTACCAGCTCATCCACCAGGGCACGAAGCTCATCCCTTG CGACTTCATCGCTCCTGCTCAGACCCTCAACCCCATTGCCGGTGGCAAGCACCACCAGatcctcctctccaactACTTTGCACAGCCCGA AGCGCTGGCGTTTGGCAAGACGGAGGCGCAGGTCATCCAGGAGCTTGGTGCTGAGAAGTCGAAGAACGAGGCTCTCGTCAAGTCTAAGATCTTCGAGGGCAACAAGCCAACCAACTCGATTATGTTCGAGAAGCTCACGCCGGGCAccctcggcgctctcgtcgctctctATGAGCACAAGATCCACGTCCAGGGCGCGGTTTGGGGCATCAACTCGTACGACCAGATGggtgtcgagctcggcaaggtgCTGGCCAAGGCTATCCtccagcagctcggcaaggagagCGACGTCACTGGACATGACAGCTCGACGACTGGTCTTATCCACTGGTACCAGGAGCACCGCCAGTAA
- a CDS encoding uncharacterized protein (HpcH/HpaI aldolase/citrate lyase family): MDKRTYLKNALKQNEPGIGMWLTMGGSALAKTCATIPGFNWMLIDAEHGQITDKDYFDLCNHITAEQISPIIRIPSDESWMIKRALDSGAHGIMTPMCHDAATAKRIVDTSKFAPVGTRGCGSPFTHQVFGVKEGEYETTCDDNLLVIIQIESADGVKNVAEIAAVPGVDVLFCGPFDLAKSMDVPFGGKEHEAAIAKIVEETHKAGKKAAIFCTSGAQAKQRLQEGYDVVSICEDTASIVTEVSRQLEALKK; encoded by the exons ATGGACAAGCGCACCTACCTTAAGAACGCCCTCAAGCAGAACGAGCCCGGAATCGGCATGTGGCTCAC CATGGGCGGCTCGGCTCTTGCCAAGACCTGCGCGACCATTCCCGGCTTCAACTGGATgctcatcgacgccgagcacggCCAGATTACCGACAAGGACTACTTTGACCTCTGCAACCACATCACCGCCGAGCAGATCAGCCCCATCATCCGCATCCCGTCGGACGAGTCGTGGATGATCAAGCGCGCTCTCGACTCTGGTGCTCACGGCATCATGACTCCCATGTGCCACGACGCCGCCACTGCCAAGCGCATTGTCGACACTTCCAAGTTTGCGCCTGTCGGCACCCGCGGCTGCGGCTCGCCTTTCACCCACCAGGTGTtcggcgtcaaggagggcgagtacgAGACGACCTGTGATgacaacctcctcgtcattATCCAGATCGAGTCGGCCGACGGTGTCAAGAACGTCGCCGAGATTGCCGCCGTTcccggcgtcgacgtcctctTCTGCGGACCCTTTGACCTCGCAAAGTCGATGGACGTGCCCTTTGGTGGTAAGGAGCACGAGGCTGCCATCGCCAAGAttgtcgaggagacgcACAAGGCAGGCAAGAAGGCCGCCATCTTCTGCACTTCGGGTGCTCAGGCCAAGCAGCGCCTCCAGGAGGGCTACGACGTCGTCTCAATCTGCGAGGACACTGCCTCGATTGTCACCGAGGTCTCGCggcagctcgaggccctcaAGAAGTAG
- a CDS encoding uncharacterized protein (Belongs to the aldehyde dehydrogenase family): MSTITVEGVTINTGLFINNEWVKGHGEPLETVNPATEEVQTASKEDVDIAVKAAREAFETTWGTECSGQERGRLLFALADQMEKRIDELVALEIVDAGKPVAWARADMEDSIACLRYYAGAADKIQGSTIEMDDKNKYAVARKEPIGVAAQIVPWNYPILMMAWKVGPALAAGVSIVFKPAEQTPLSTLLFAEMVKDAGYPPGVFNVLNGVGRVTGDALARHMDIDKIAFTGSTPTGRRIACAAAESNLKSVTLELGGKSPNIIFEDADLKEAAKWAAFGVYENMGQSCNAGSRILVQESVYDKFLPLFVEAAQAFQVGDTKDQNTFQGPQISKVQFDKILGYLEQGKKEAKLITGGNRFGNKGYFVEPTVFGDVDMTMKIGQEEIFGPVASLIKFKTEAEAIQIANDTSFGLAAAVHSMNYAQVNRVTRKLKAGTVWINQYTILSHQIPFGGYKQSGWGRELGLEGLEPYLATKAVHHYYGPEFEWPIKL; this comes from the exons ATGAGCACCATCACCGTAGAGGGCGTTACCATCAACACCGGCCTGTTCATTAACAATGAGTGGGTCAAGGGTCACGGCGAGCCTCTTGAGACTGTCAACCCCGCAACTGAGGAG GTCCAGACGGCCAGcaaggaggacgtcgacatcgccgtcaaggccgcgCGTGAGGCGTTCGAGACCACGTGGGGCACCGAGTGCAGCGGACAGGAGCgcggccgcctcctcttcgcccTTGCCGACCAGATGGAGAAGCGCATCGACGAACTCGTTGCCCTCGAGATTGTCGATGCCGGCAAGCCTGTTGCCtgggcgcgcgccgacatGGAGGACTCGATTGCGTGCTTGCGCTACTACGCCGGCGCTGCCGACAAGATCCAGGGCTCTACCATCGAGATGGATGACAAGAACAAGTATGCGGTCGCTCGTAAGGAGCCTATCGG CGTCGCAGCGCAGATCGTGCCGTGGAACTACCCCATTTTGATGATGGCGTGGAAGGTCGGGCCTGCTCTTGCGGCTGGTGTTAGCATCGTCTTCAAGCCCGCCGAGCAGACTCCTCTGTCGACTCTGCTGTTCGCCGAGATGGTCAAGGACGCTGG TTACCCTCCCGGTGTCTTCAACGTCCTGAACGGCGTCGGCCGTGTCACTGGTGacgctctcgctcgccacATGGACATTGACAAGATTGCTTTCACTGGTTCGACCCCCACGGGCCGTCGTATCGCTTGCGCTGCGGCCGAGTCCAACCTCAAGTCGGTTaccctcgagctcggtggAAAGTCTCCTAACATTATCTTTGAGGAtgccgacctcaaggaggcggcCAAGTGGGCAGCTTTCGGCGTCTACGAGAACATGGGCCAGTCATGCAACGCGGGCTCTCGTATCCTCGTCCAGGAGTCGGTTTACGACAAGttcctccccctcttcgTTGAGGCTGCCCAGGCCTTCCAGGTCGGTGACACAAAGGACCAGAACACGTTCCAGGGACCCCAGATCAGCAAGGTTCAGTTTGACAAGATCCTGGGCTACCTCGAGcagggcaagaaggaggccaagctcatTACTGGCGGTAACCGGTTCGGCAACAAGGGCTACTTTGTCGAACCCACCGTCTTTGGTGACGTTGACATGACCATGAAGATCGGTCAGGAGGAAATCTTTGGCCCCGTCGCTTCTCTCATCAAGTTCAAGACTGAGGCCGAGGCTATTCAGATCGCCAACGACACTTCGTTCGGCCttgccgctgccgtccACTCGATGAACTATGCTCAGGTCAACCGGGTCACccgcaagctcaaggctgGAACGGTCTGGATCAACCAG TACACCATCCTGTCGCACCAGATTCCGTTCGGCGGCTACAAGCAGTCCGGTTGGGGTCGTGagctcgggcttgagggTCTTGAGCCCTacctcgccaccaaggcCGTGCACCACTACTACGGCCCTGAGTTTGAGTGGCCTATCAAGCTTTAA